One window of the Candidatus Methylomirabilota bacterium genome contains the following:
- a CDS encoding NADH-quinone oxidoreductase subunit I, producing MAPEAKPRGFAREVADLVGAVGRAMKVTLINLFRKPVTVHYPDVEREYPDRFRGVLALTYDKETGEENCIGCRLCEYICPPQVIKVEMLKAEKRNYAKTFTLELYACEFCELCVQVCPTDAIIMMKSFDVATADRRELLFDKDRLHAVGLQFPASWATGNLLRNMQSPPKAAKAEHGKAAGGTE from the coding sequence GTGGCGCCTGAGGCGAAGCCTCGGGGCTTCGCGCGCGAGGTGGCCGACCTCGTGGGGGCGGTGGGCCGGGCGATGAAGGTCACCCTGATCAACCTCTTCCGCAAGCCGGTGACCGTGCACTACCCGGACGTCGAGCGCGAGTACCCCGACCGCTTCCGCGGCGTGCTCGCCCTCACCTACGACAAGGAGACGGGCGAGGAGAATTGCATCGGCTGCCGACTGTGCGAGTACATCTGCCCGCCTCAGGTCATCAAGGTGGAGATGCTCAAGGCGGAGAAGCGCAACTACGCCAAGACCTTCACCCTCGAGCTCTACGCCTGCGAGTTCTGCGAGCTGTGCGTGCAGGTGTGCCCGACCGACGCCATCATCATGATGAAGTCGTTCGACGTGGCCACCGCGGACCGTCGCGAGCTGCTCTTCGACAAGGACCGCCTCCATGCCGTTGGTCTACAGTTCCCAGCTTCCTGGGCCACCGGCAACCTGCTGCGCAACATGCAGTCGCCCCCGAAGGCGGCCAAGGCCGAGCACGGCAAGGCCGCCGGAGGGACCGAGTGA